From the genome of Roseinatronobacter sp. S2:
GGCCCGCGAGGAACGCAACCGCACCCAGCCTTATGCCTATTCCATCGCAACCGATGACAGGGTCGTTCTGGGCCGGACGCTGGGCGAGCATCTGGAACTGGAACTTACCAACCTGCGCCGAAGTTTCGAGGAATTGCGCCCCGATCTTCTGCGCGACGCGGCCCAGCTTCTGGCCGATGCGCCGCGTGTCTGGTGTCTGGGGTTTGGTATGGAAGAAGGCCCCGCGCGCATGGCCCGGCTGATGCTGTCGAAACTGCGGCCAAATGTTAATCTGTTGGGCGTTCATTCCGGTTCATGGGCGGAAGATCTGGCCATGACAGGCCCGCGCGATGCGCTGATCCTGTGCTCGCTCCCACCGCGACCGCGTGCACTTTCGGCACTGACAACATATGCACGCACAACGCGCATGAACATCATAACTCTGTGCGAGCATGCGTTTATTCCACAAGCGCAACGCTTCTCGCGTGTCATTTTGCCTTGCCATGTCGCGTCTTACGGGCAGGTCCCCACACATGCGACCATGACAAGCATGCTCAGATTGCTGGCCATTGCCTTGCATGGCCAGATCGGGGATGCCGCCAGCCAGCGCAGTATCCTTATCAACGACATTGACGAAGAACTTGACCTGTATGACCTGTGACGCGGGGGCGTACAAATGGGGCTGGTTGCATCATCGTTGCCCTGACCGCACAATGTGTGGCGCATGACCGAGAACAGACGCAACCCGCATGCGGACGCGAAAGCCGGGGCCAAGGATCATCCGCCACCAAGGAGAGCACAGGTTGAGCAAGCAGATTGATACGCGCCAGCTTCGGGTATTGCAGGCCTTGCTGGAGGAATGCAGCATCACGCGCGCTGCAAAAATTCTGGACCAGTCGCAACCACATGTCAGCCTGACCCTGCGCAAGCTGCGCGACACAATCGGCGATCCGATCCTTGTGCGCAGCGGTGCCAAAATGGTGCTGACCGAACGCGGCCTTGCGCTGCGCGGCCATGTCCGCGCAGTCCTTGACGGGATCGACAAGATTATCGGCAGTCCGGACCACTTTGACCCCGCGACATCAACCAAGGCGTTCCGCATCGCTTCTGCAGATTGTATGGAAGCGATCTTTCTGCCGCCGCTGATCCAGCGCCTGCGGCAGGCGGCCCCCGAATCACGCGTGATCGTGCGCGGCATTGATGCAGGTTTTGATTATGCGGGAGCGTTGGAACGTGATGAACTGGACGCTGTGATCTGCAACTGGCCGGGTGCGCCAAGCCATCTGAAGACCGCGCATCTGATGACCGAAGACATCTTTTGCCTGATGGGCGCGCAGCACCCGCTGGCCGGACGCGCGCGGCTGACGATTGATGAATATCTTGCGGCGGGGCATATCGCGCCGGTCGCGCTGTCCCGCGCGGACCCAGGACCGATCGACATGCAACTGGCCCAGCACGGATTGCGGCGAAATATTCATACAATGGTCGCCGAATTCAACCTTATTCCGCATGTCCTGATGGGCACTGATCTTATTTTCACCTCCAGTGCCCGTTTTTCAGGCTATTTCAGTTCACTTATGCCGCTGTGCAGTATCGCGGCCCCGCATGAAGTCGGATCACTGCGATTCTATCTGCTTTGGCACGAACGCGCGCAGTCAGACGCCCGCAATATATGGCTGCGCAGCCAGATTTCGGGTGTTGCACGGTCGCTGGGCACCACCCAGACCAAAGCGGCCACACTATAACGATTTATATATATACAATGTAACAAACCGCCTGCTTGTGGCGAAAAAATGACGTGGTAGCGTTTGCAAACAGGCCCAGAACGGGCCGCCTGTCGCCCCATCCCGGGGGACGGGACCATGCACAAACCAGGACGCTCATGTCGCATTCGACCTTGAACTCTACACTTGAATCCACCCAAGCGGAAAAGGCGGGCCGCTGGTCCGGCCGCAACACGGATAAAGACCGCCTGCGCGCCGAAATCTGGGAAGGACTGGAGGCCAGCGGCCTGAATATCGGCCCCGTCTGGAGTCGCATTCCCAACTGGGTGGGTGCCGAGCAGGCAGCCAAACGGCTGTCGGAACTCGACATCTGGAAACACGCCAAAGTGGTGAAATGCAACCCCGACCCGCCGCAAATTCCGGTGCGGTTGCGCGCGCTTTATGACGGCAAGCAGCTTTACATGCCTGTCCCAGAGTTCGGGTCTGGCGAATTGCCATGGGTATTGCTGGACCCCGAAAAACTGGCACGCGATGGTGTGCAGTTTGAATTGGCCGCCACATCGCAAGGCGCGGTCAGCGTTGGCCAAAAGCTGGGTTTTGAGGATATGCAGCCGCTGGATCTGGCCATCTGTGGCTGTGTCGCGGTGACACGGGCAGGCGGGCGCACGGGCAAGGGCGGTGGTTTCGCCGATCTGGAACTCGGGCTGTTCCGCGATCTGGGCAAGATCACGGCCGACACGCCAATCGTGACCACGGTGCATTCCAGCATGGTGGTTGATGATGCGCGCCTGCCGGTGCTGGCACATGATTCCCTGCTGAACTGGATCGTGACCGAAAAGGACGCGATCCCGACCACCCCGAAAGGCCACCAACCCGGTGGCGTTGTCTGGGACATGGTGCAGCCCGACCAGATGGCGGACATCTGGTTTCTGAAAGCGTTGAAAGACAAGATACTGGCCACAAGGGCCAAATCAGACCCCGACGCCTAGCGCAGGTGGGTCAGGGCCGGTTCGCGCCGGTGGGAGGACGAGAAAACGGGTCGCGCGGTTGTAGCCGCGCCGCCCTATACCGGCGGATCAGGAGGACCGCCGCCTGTGACAATTACGAAGACCGCCAAATGAATGACGGTCCTCACCCAACAGATGGAGTGAACATGTCCTTTAACCTGACCTCTCACCGGCTTTCGCGTCGTGGTGTCCTGCGCACCGGCGCTGCCGCCCTTGCCGCCACCCTGCTGCCTGCGCGGGCCTTGCTGGCCCAGACCCCGCTGGTCATCGGTGCCGTTTATGTTGGCCCGCGCGACGATTTCGGCTGGAACCAGTCCCACGCCGCCGCAATGAACATCCTGCGCGATGTGCCGGGTGTCACTGTCGTTGAGGAAGAAAACGTCGCCGAAACCAACGCCGTCACCCAGACAATGGAATCCATGATCAACCTTGAAGGGGCGAACCTTATTCTGGCCACGTCCTTTGGGTATTATTCGCCCTTTGTCGTTGAAACGGCGGCAAAATACCCCGATGTGCAGTTCCGCCACTGCGCGCCGCTGTGGAATCCTGAAACCGACCCTGCGAATGCAGGCAGCTATTTCAGCTACCTTAATCAGGCGCATTATGTGAATGGTGTGGCGGCGGGTCTGTCCAGCCCGACGGGCCTTCTGGGTTTTGTCGCGGCGAAACCGGTGCAAACTGTGCTGTCGAATGTGAACTCTTTCCTGTTGGGCGCACGTTCGGTGAACCCAGATGCACGCGTCAGGGTCATATTCACCGGCGAATGGTCCATGCCCGTCCGAGAGGCAGAGGCCACCAATGCCCTGATCGACGCAGGCTGCGATGTGATCGGCTGCCATGTGGACGGCCCCAAAGTGGTGATTGAAACCGCCGAAGCGCGGGGCGTGCGAACCTGTGGCCATAATGCCGACCTGTCGCCACTGGCCCCCAACGGTTTTATCACCGGCGCAGAAAGCAAGTGGGAAACTGTCTATACCTCCTATGCCGAGGCGCTGGCGGCGGGCGATACACCGCCGAACCTGATCTCGGGCGGGTATCACAACGACATGCTGCGCAACACGGCCTTCGGTGCGGGTGCCACACCAGAAGCGATTGCGGCCGCCGAGGCCGCGATTGCGGGGCTGAAGGATGGTAAGCCGGTCTATGTCGGCCCGCTGAAGGACAATCGCGGCAATCTGGTGATCACAGCGACCATGGATAACTATGCCCCCGAACTGGAATCGATGGATTACCTGCTGGAAGGTATCATAGGGTCCACAACCTGAGGGTATTGCGGGCAGTGCTGAGCATCCTTCAGCCTGCCCCCTTTCGGTGACAAACTGTGCACAAATGGGCCGAATGGCGGGGAATTGTGGTTCATGATCGGCCCACCCAGTTCTTCGGCTTCTCCGTAGAATTGCAAGGCGGTAGGCTGGCCGCACTGCGCCTGCCCCTGTCTGGCCCTTATCTGACCGCTATCTGCCGGATTTGTCCTGCGATCCCTGCGATCTGTCGGGGGTGGGGCGCCATAAGTCCCTTTGCCATCATCCATTCCCGCGCCTGCCCCGCGCCTGCCTTGTCGCCACACCCACCTGTTTGACCGCACCGGAATATTCATGCTGAACATACGCGTTTTAGAATCTGTCATCATCCCAGTGTTGGCGCTGCTGGCTTCTGCGCTGATATTCTCGGTCTTTTTGCTGGCGCTTGGCAAAAGCCCCGTCACCTTTTTCTCGCTGGTCTGGACGGGCGGGTTTTCGTCTTGGTTTTCCATCCAGAACGCCTTGCAACGCGCGGCACCCCTTATCCTGACAGGACTGGCCTTTGCGATACCCGCGCGCATCGGGTTGACGCTGTTGGGGGCCGAAGGGGCGGTGGTAATTGGCGGGTTTTCTGCCGCCGCCGTGGCAATCCCGCTGGTGTCGGCGGGGCTGCCCGCAGCAGTGGTGTGGCCGGTCATGGCCATCGCGGCAATGGGTGTTGGCGCGGTCTGGGTGGGGCTTGCGGGCTGGCTGAAACACCATCGCGGGGTGAATGAAACGATCTCGTCGTTGTTGCTGACCTATATCGCCATAGCACTTGTCAGCTTCCTGATCGAAGGGCCGTTCCGCGACCCCGGTTCGGCCAACAAACCCTCGACCATGCCACTGGGCAGCGATTACCGCATTGGCGGAATGTTCGACAGTTCGGTGCATTGGGGGCTGGCGGCGGGGCTGGTGCTGGCACTGGTGCTTTGGGTGGTGATGTCGCGCACAACCTTCGGCTTCGCGGCGCGCATGACAGGCGGCAACCTGCGCGCCGCGCAGGGTCAGGGGCTGCCGGTGGGGCGGCTGCTGGTCGCGTGTTGCGCCATCGCTGGGGCCTGTGCGGGTGTCGTCGGTTTTTTTGAAATCGCCGCGATCCATGGACAGGCCAATGCATCATTGGCGGCAGGTTATGGGTTTACCGGCATCCTTGTTGCGTTTCTGGCGCGGCACAATCCGCTGGCAGTCGTGCCTGTGGCCATTCTGTTCGGCGCGCTGGATGCATCGGGCGGGCTGATACAGCGGCGCATGGAAATGCCCGATGCCACGATGCTGGTGCTGCAAGGGATCATCTTCATCGTGCTGTTGATCAGCGACACATTGCACGGACGCCTGCCCTTGCTGACCCACCCCCAGACCGGAGCGCGGACATGACCCAGGCAGAACCCCTCGCGAGTTTTCTGATCGTGTTCTATGCCTTGCTGGGCGGCGCAATCCGCGTCTCTACACCGTTTCTGTTTGTGGCCCTCGGCGAATGCCTGACCGAAAAATCCGGGCGCATCAATCTTGGGCTGGAAGGCAACCTGATCCTTGGTGCGATGACCGGCTATGCCGTGTCCTTTAACACCGGATCGGCGTGGATCGGCGTGCTGGCGGCGGGCGGGGTCGGCGTGGTGTTGGGCGTGGCGCATGGCTGGATATGCAAACTGCCGAAGGTCAATGACATCGCGGTTGGGCTGGCCTTTATGGGGTTGGGCACGGGGTTGGCGTTCTTCTTCGGCAAACCCTATATCCAGCCCACAGCCCCGCGCCTGACATCGGTGCCGCTGGGGGACTGGTCGGACAGCCCGCAGGTGCAACAGGCGCTACAGGTCAACCCGCTGTTTTTCATCGGGATTGTGCTGGCAGTTTTCCTATGGTGGATGCTGCGCAACACCCGCTGGGGGCTGATCATCCGGGTGACCGGCGATTCTGCGGCATCCGCCCGCGCCATGGGGGTGAATGTGAACGGCGTGCGCATTCTGACCACAGCGGCGGGCGGGGCGCTTGCCGGCATCGGCGGGGCGTTTTTGTCACTGTCCTATCCCGGCAGCTGGAATGAGGGGTTATCCTCGGGCCAAGGGTTGATGGCGGTGGCGCTGGTCATCTTCGCGCGGTGGAACCCGCTGCGTTGCGTGCTGGCGGCACTGTTGTTCGGGGCGGCAGGCGCGCTTGGGCCATCGCTTCAGTCCATCGGGGTCAGTTCCGGCTATCACTTCTTCAACGCGGCCCCGTATATCCTTACGCTGGTGATCATGATCGCCTCTGCCCGGTCCAGATCGGCTGCGATCGAAGCGCCACGCGAATTGTCGATCATCAAATAGCAAAAAGGACGGCCAGAATGACACATGCCAAGCTGTCCCACAGCACATTGCGCACCGGGCCACGTTCCGGCGGGGCAATGTCGCTGGCGACCACGCGCATGACAAAAACCTTCGGTGCGCTGCGCGCGCTGGATGATGTGTCGCTGAACGTCGCGGCGGGGTCATTTCATGCCCTGCTGGGGGAAAACGGCGCGGGCAAATCCACGCTTGTCAAATGCATCATGGGCTTTCACGCGCCCGATACCGGTGAAATCCTGCTGGGCGGTGCGCCCGTGGCCATCACCAGCCCCCGGCAGGCGCAGATGCGCGGCATTGGTATGGTCTATCAGCACTTCACGCTGGTGCCCTGCCTGACGGCAGCCGAAAACCTTGTCATTTCCCGCCCCGACGCGCCCGGCATCATCCACTGGCGCACGGAATTGCTGCGGCTGGAGGAATTTATGGACCGCATGCCCTTTCGCGTGAAACTGGACCGGCATGTGGCCGATCTGTCGGCGGGCGAACGGCAGAAACTGGAAATACTGAAACTTCTGTATCTGGACCAGCGCGTGCTGATCCTGGATGAACCGACATCGGTGATGACCCCTGCCGAGGCGGATGAAGTCCTGACACTGCTTGGCGGCATGGCGCGGCGGGGCGAAATCACGGTGCTGATGATTTCGCATAAGTTCCGCGAAGTGACGGCATTCTGCGACAGCTTCACCGTGCTGCGGCGCGGGCGGGTTTCAGGCAGCGGCTGCGCACAGGGCACCACCATCGCAGATATGAGCCGCATGATGATCGGCGAAACCCAGCTGCGCGCACGCGCGCCGCGCCATGCGCAGCCCAAGGCGCACACTGAACCCCGCCTGACACTGGACGCCATCAGCGCGGATGACCAGACCGGCCGCCGCGTGGTGGATGAATTGTCGCTGGATATTTTCCCCGGTGAAATTATCGGTATCGCCGGGGTGTCGGGCAACGGGCAAAGTGCGCTGGTCGAAGTCCTGTCCGGGCAACGGCCGCTTTCTGGCGGGCGGCTGTTGATCGGGGGCAAACCCTTTGCACCCCGGCGCGCCGATCTTGACCGCTACAAGGTGTTCGGGCTGCCGGAAGAACCGATGCGCAACGCCGTCGTGCCGCGTATGTCCGTAGCGGAAAACATGGCCTTTCGCAGTTTTGACAAACCGCCCGTGGCGAACCGCTTCGGGCTGATTTCGCCATCGCGGATGCGGGACATCGCAGGTGGGCTGATCCGGCGCTACAACGTGCAGACCCCGTCTGCCGATGCGCCGGTTGAAACACTGTCGGGTGGCAATGTGCAGCGCGCGGTGCTGGCGCGCGAATTGTCGGGCGATGTGGCTGTGCTGATCGTGGCCAACCCCTGCTTCGGGCTGGATTTCGCATCAGTCGCCGAAATACGCGCGCAGATCATGGAACAACGCAACCGGGGCGCGGCAGTGCTGCTGGTAAGCGAGGATCTGGACGAGGTGTTAGAACTGGCCGACCGCGTGGCGGTTATGTCGGAAGGCAAGCTTGGGCCTGTGGTTCAGGCGGATGCAACCGACCGCGACCAGATTGGCCGCCAGATGGGCGGTGCAGAAGATCTGGCAGGCCGCATGTGATACCGCCACGACATCAGTCCTGCCACTCAAGGCACGGGCTTTGGGATGTTGGCCAAACTCCAAATAGCGCGGCAACCGTTAGTCCGGGTCTTCTCCGCATTGGTCAACTGTCATCACTTACAACAACGCCGGATCCGGACGCCCCTGATCGTCCCAGAACATCGGTCCGCCAAGATCGCGCGGGAACCCGTAGCCGTGGACCCAGATCACGTCGATATCCGAACTTCGCGTGGCAATCCCTT
Proteins encoded in this window:
- a CDS encoding MurR/RpiR family transcriptional regulator produces the protein MATRLTLRIQERMSRLTPSEAKIAAVLLENHAFLETHTATELAGLAGVSKASAARFFRTLGYADFDEARNQAREERNRTQPYAYSIATDDRVVLGRTLGEHLELELTNLRRSFEELRPDLLRDAAQLLADAPRVWCLGFGMEEGPARMARLMLSKLRPNVNLLGVHSGSWAEDLAMTGPRDALILCSLPPRPRALSALTTYARTTRMNIITLCEHAFIPQAQRFSRVILPCHVASYGQVPTHATMTSMLRLLAIALHGQIGDAASQRSILINDIDEELDLYDL
- a CDS encoding LysR family transcriptional regulator, which gives rise to MSKQIDTRQLRVLQALLEECSITRAAKILDQSQPHVSLTLRKLRDTIGDPILVRSGAKMVLTERGLALRGHVRAVLDGIDKIIGSPDHFDPATSTKAFRIASADCMEAIFLPPLIQRLRQAAPESRVIVRGIDAGFDYAGALERDELDAVICNWPGAPSHLKTAHLMTEDIFCLMGAQHPLAGRARLTIDEYLAAGHIAPVALSRADPGPIDMQLAQHGLRRNIHTMVAEFNLIPHVLMGTDLIFTSSARFSGYFSSLMPLCSIAAPHEVGSLRFYLLWHERAQSDARNIWLRSQISGVARSLGTTQTKAATL
- a CDS encoding 5-formyltetrahydrofolate cyclo-ligase, yielding MSHSTLNSTLESTQAEKAGRWSGRNTDKDRLRAEIWEGLEASGLNIGPVWSRIPNWVGAEQAAKRLSELDIWKHAKVVKCNPDPPQIPVRLRALYDGKQLYMPVPEFGSGELPWVLLDPEKLARDGVQFELAATSQGAVSVGQKLGFEDMQPLDLAICGCVAVTRAGGRTGKGGGFADLELGLFRDLGKITADTPIVTTVHSSMVVDDARLPVLAHDSLLNWIVTEKDAIPTTPKGHQPGGVVWDMVQPDQMADIWFLKALKDKILATRAKSDPDA
- a CDS encoding BMP family ABC transporter substrate-binding protein; its protein translation is MSFNLTSHRLSRRGVLRTGAAALAATLLPARALLAQTPLVIGAVYVGPRDDFGWNQSHAAAMNILRDVPGVTVVEEENVAETNAVTQTMESMINLEGANLILATSFGYYSPFVVETAAKYPDVQFRHCAPLWNPETDPANAGSYFSYLNQAHYVNGVAAGLSSPTGLLGFVAAKPVQTVLSNVNSFLLGARSVNPDARVRVIFTGEWSMPVREAEATNALIDAGCDVIGCHVDGPKVVIETAEARGVRTCGHNADLSPLAPNGFITGAESKWETVYTSYAEALAAGDTPPNLISGGYHNDMLRNTAFGAGATPEAIAAAEAAIAGLKDGKPVYVGPLKDNRGNLVITATMDNYAPELESMDYLLEGIIGSTT
- a CDS encoding ABC transporter permease translates to MLNIRVLESVIIPVLALLASALIFSVFLLALGKSPVTFFSLVWTGGFSSWFSIQNALQRAAPLILTGLAFAIPARIGLTLLGAEGAVVIGGFSAAAVAIPLVSAGLPAAVVWPVMAIAAMGVGAVWVGLAGWLKHHRGVNETISSLLLTYIAIALVSFLIEGPFRDPGSANKPSTMPLGSDYRIGGMFDSSVHWGLAAGLVLALVLWVVMSRTTFGFAARMTGGNLRAAQGQGLPVGRLLVACCAIAGACAGVVGFFEIAAIHGQANASLAAGYGFTGILVAFLARHNPLAVVPVAILFGALDASGGLIQRRMEMPDATMLVLQGIIFIVLLISDTLHGRLPLLTHPQTGART
- a CDS encoding ABC transporter permease, encoding MTQAEPLASFLIVFYALLGGAIRVSTPFLFVALGECLTEKSGRINLGLEGNLILGAMTGYAVSFNTGSAWIGVLAAGGVGVVLGVAHGWICKLPKVNDIAVGLAFMGLGTGLAFFFGKPYIQPTAPRLTSVPLGDWSDSPQVQQALQVNPLFFIGIVLAVFLWWMLRNTRWGLIIRVTGDSAASARAMGVNVNGVRILTTAAGGALAGIGGAFLSLSYPGSWNEGLSSGQGLMAVALVIFARWNPLRCVLAALLFGAAGALGPSLQSIGVSSGYHFFNAAPYILTLVIMIASARSRSAAIEAPRELSIIK
- a CDS encoding ABC transporter ATP-binding protein; the protein is MTHAKLSHSTLRTGPRSGGAMSLATTRMTKTFGALRALDDVSLNVAAGSFHALLGENGAGKSTLVKCIMGFHAPDTGEILLGGAPVAITSPRQAQMRGIGMVYQHFTLVPCLTAAENLVISRPDAPGIIHWRTELLRLEEFMDRMPFRVKLDRHVADLSAGERQKLEILKLLYLDQRVLILDEPTSVMTPAEADEVLTLLGGMARRGEITVLMISHKFREVTAFCDSFTVLRRGRVSGSGCAQGTTIADMSRMMIGETQLRARAPRHAQPKAHTEPRLTLDAISADDQTGRRVVDELSLDIFPGEIIGIAGVSGNGQSALVEVLSGQRPLSGGRLLIGGKPFAPRRADLDRYKVFGLPEEPMRNAVVPRMSVAENMAFRSFDKPPVANRFGLISPSRMRDIAGGLIRRYNVQTPSADAPVETLSGGNVQRAVLARELSGDVAVLIVANPCFGLDFASVAEIRAQIMEQRNRGAAVLLVSEDLDEVLELADRVAVMSEGKLGPVVQADATDRDQIGRQMGGAEDLAGRM